DNA from Carassius gibelio isolate Cgi1373 ecotype wild population from Czech Republic chromosome B8, carGib1.2-hapl.c, whole genome shotgun sequence:
CAAGGTCAGAACGCTTTGAGATTTCATCAGAaaatatctcagtttgtgttccaaagatgaacaaaggtcttttggaatgagggtaagtaattaataagagaatttcatttttgagtgaaccatcCTTTTCTTAAcgtataattaaattttttgtttagaGTCTCCTCGACCTCCTGTTCCCAGTGGACATCGGGGGTCTCTTCCCCAAGTGCCATCTGGGCTCTCCTCAGCACCGCCACCACTACCTCAAGGTCGAATGGGGCCTCTACCTCCTGTCCCGGGTCAATGCTCTGGTCCACCTTCTCATCGAGGTTCCCTTCCACCTACACCACCAAGAGCAGTTACATCACCACAAACCCCTGAGGGCCGCAGCAGTCCTATGCCAGCCCGTTCCTCATCATTAGGCCCACTGCCACCGGTTCCTGCTGGAGGACGTACTGGACCCTTGCCTCAACCTCCAGGACCCCGCAGCGCACCCTTACCTCCTCCACCTGGGGGTCGCAGTGGAGGTTTACCCCCACCACCACATCCAGGAGAACGTAGGGAGTCTTTAGCCCCTGTCCCAGGAAAGAGACCTGGACCACAAATGACCGAAAGACGAGGTAGCTTTCTGCCGCCCGAACCTGCTGGGCCAGCTCCACCACCTCTACGACCGGGATTGAGGAGCGCACCCTTACCCCCACCTCCGAGAGACAGTAGTGAATGTTTGCCACCTCTGCCTCAATCTAAAATGCCATTACCTCCTCCCCCATCTGATTTCTTCCCTCCTCCACCTTGTGATTCatttcctcctcctccacctgaaGACGTTTCTGTGCCTCCACCTCGTCCCTTTGAATCCAACTATCCACCCAGAAGCAATTCTTCGGGCTTCGCCCCTCCACCCCCTCCAGTCTCAACCAAACCCAGTGCAGGCGGTCCGGCtccaccaccacctcctccacctCCCGCTGCTCCTCCTCCAGTGAACTTTGGGAGCAATTCCTCAACTCCAAGTGGTCCACCACCCCAAGCATCCAGCGGAGGTGAAGTGGGAAGAGGAGCATTACTTTCCCAGATACAGTCAGGGATGAAACTCAAAAAGGTGAGTATCTACactatcattttaattaatagttaagagttaatgatttatttgatttaaaaaaaatactgtaatgactaaacatttctatttcagtgCAAAAATTCTGCGCAGTTTCcttaaaaatatcaagcagcacaattgtttttcacattgataataataaaaaatgttttttgagactAAAGTAGTGCATGCTGAAAAATCTGCTTTtccattatagaaataaattacatttgatttatttggcattataatttaatagaaacgtaataatatttgacaatattgctgatttcagtgtatttttttatCTTGTGAATGGCAGTGTAAATAGTAAATTTCCTTGAAAAGATCAggttaaaaaagttttaaacacaaataatgtTCCCATAATATTAGCTTCAAATTGTTGCTAGTATTATGCTTCAAGCATTACACGCTATACAAGCTATATACAGTAATGTCTTTTGCccaggtggccgccagcccagatcCACCTTCCCCTGCCCAGGATTCAGGAGAGGGAATAGTTGGAGCTCTAATGATGGTGATGCAGAAGAGGAGTAAAGTCATCCATTCATCAGGTAACCACTCAATCactagtgttttttattttatttttttatttattatagtaattatgaAAGGAAAGTAGTACCTTTCTTTtattatatacacaatatatttggTAATTAATTCTTAAACAATAAGTTGGTCTGCTGGAGCCTGCATACCTATTAACCTTTTACCTTATGCCAAATCTACCATATCTTGTAGAAGAGGATGATGAATTTGATGATGACGAGGACGACGATGAAGACTGGGATTAATCCTGCTGTAATGGAAAAACTTTCAGAACATGTACCCAGGCAGTTTTACATGTTTTGAAAGTTAAACAACACGgtttcaaaacattttctttaggAATGCACTGATATTCTGCACAAAACAGATGCCAATAAATTTCtgatattaaaatgatattattCTTAAATTTAATCAATTTTATTATACTTCATGAAAaagtataatgtttattttaaaattttctacatattacatttaaaagagttgtttaaattagttttttttaaaaccttaagTGAGCATTGGATTATGGCAAAAGGAATTTAAAAAGTACTCGaattattaaaaactttaaatattgtTCCAACATATCATGCATGGGTTCTCTTTCTAGTCTCAGGGGTTCTCAGTTTCTGAGCATTTCAGTTGATGTAGATATCTATAACAATGTGAATCTGTACTGAATGTATTTACAATatgtaaatatactaaaatgtgaATTGAAAAGTGAATCTATGACTCAAATTATtcctcatttattattttttcccccgTACAAGTCAACATCTAACAGCAAGACAGAGTATTGTAATTTACAACTAGACTATTCTACCATTCAACTAAAGAAAAGGAcacaaatattgtgaaatatttccaGTGTTAGATATTATCTGAGTGAACTGTGACATTTGTATTCACTTGAAAGATGATTGCTCAACCAGACACAAAGCACGAAATGCACAGCATAAAAGTGCTATTTCCTAAACAGTGTCAgtcattttgaatgcatttaaataaatatgacaacatACCTAATTTCTCAATCATGCAAAAATGCCCTCCACCCTTATTCAGTATCCTCAAAGACCATcccataaaaaatatacaacttcaaataaatatatattacaaatggtGAGAAACAGCCACAGTCACACAGACGGTGACTTGCAAATGTTTGGTGCCATTATTAACCCAGTTATTAGAATCCATACATATATTACTATTGaacatacatacaaaaaattATTCGGACAATTTCATAATCCACATAATGGAACATCAGAAATTGCACTGGCCCAATGACAAAGGGTTTAACAAAGGGGCTTTCTGGCGACAGGATAGTGGAACGTTTTCAAAGCTTATGAGGTAATATCATCTTTAAAGGTGCTTTGTGGTTTAttggttgattttttttatgtaaattaaaccCAGCATGTAATTACTGAATCCTAAAGGTCATTTACAGCTTAATTTGTGAGTGGTTTGTAATACTGTAATGCAGTCAGATCACTGTGGCGAGTGGAAAGTCCTAAATCAACACGACTACGATCCCAGTACAACAGATGAATGGTCTGTACTTTGGATCAGTGAATGAACAATGAATGTATGATTACATACAACTATCCCAAAAAGGACttggacattttatttttggggtgaatGTTGTTCAATTTGATAACAAAATGTCAACCTGCCAAATTCCAAAACAACTGGGTTTCAAACTGTGAACATTCGTTTTGAATAAAATTTAGGGACAGTGTTGAggaaataactatttaaaaaaaaacattttaaattaaaatgtttcaatcgtttaaaaaataaagtaagttcCAACTATTTGGACTGTTCATGAAtgttttaattcagttaatttagttaatttaagtgactaaaaatatttaattttgaataatgtaataattcaatcatttttaatTGTCTAAAAGTATCCAAATAAGTTTTGGGGCCACTGTTCATTAATTATCCAGTGCaggtacatttaaatgaaaacattctcaCTTTAGGTctcattttaagtgcattttgaAGGGTGTAaaaatgtccaaatactttttggtgCCGCTGCACAAGAACTAACCTATGCAAGTTCACAAACTACTCGGAGCAAGGTGACCGACTCTCTTATCTTGTGCTCCTCACTCCCCACTAGCCTTCAGTGCTTCTGTGTGTCTGCGATTTGCACGTTTGGGGAGGTCAGCCTGTGAGTTTCCCCCGGCCGTCAGCTGCTCCCAGTAGGACTGGCAGTACTGCTGAATCAGACGCATTTCTGGCTCCATCAGGAGCAGTGGGGTAGGAGCTGCAGGGTGCTGGTGATGGTTTTTGTGATGGCTCCTCGATGCCTCTTCCTCCTCATCAGGGGTGGTGAGGGCTACAGCGATGTCCCGGTCCAGGATGCGCAAGGAAACACGAGCCAGCGTGTGCTTGAAGTTATTTTCTGTGGCCAGGCAATGGTAGAGCCCTGCGTCTGCTTTGGTGAGCGTTTTGAGAAGAACCCCCTGAGGAGTCTTCAGAACCTCTCCCTCTCGATTCAGCTGTCAACAAAgagatgtgttcatgtttttaaaaagacCTCTCAAGCTCCACAAAGTCGCATATATCTTATTATGATGAAActaaaagaacattttattagaaataatataacttttccttcagaaatcgttttaATAAGATGATCTGATACTCAagacagatttattatttttggcTGGTTGGTTggtttgaaataaagtaaaagaatGCAGTGGTACCGCTTTTCGTCTTCCCTCTCTCTGGTAAAGCCATTTGATGGTGGCCTGAGGAGAGCGCGGCACACACTCCAGAAACGTGCTGCTACCCTCCACGCCGAACTGAACTTTCTCCTGCAGTCTCCTCTCCACTAGTAAATACAGAAGGTGTTACAGTCATATGCTATGTCCTATCATACAAATACATCAGAATGAACTCCTACACACTATTTGCTGATGATTGTTTTTGTTACCTTTAGCGATGTAGCCCCGGCACTGACGCAAAGGGTCACCATGTTTAACATCCTGTCTTCTGCTCCTCCTAAATGAAATAATAGAAGATATAATTAAACACCATgtcatttttactgtaaataatatcTCCTATTAATTGGGACTCACAAAAGCCAATTAAGTGCAGAATTGAGCTTCTCTGACCTTTTGGTGGCTTGTGTAAAGGCAGAGCAGTTTTCTCCATCCCAGGCGCAGTAGGGGTCTCTGGCCAGACAGCAGTCTGAACAGGCCTTTCCATATACTCCACAACGGTGCAGGGACACTTGGGTAAGACCTTCTTCTGAAGATGCATACAGTTGTtgctgcaaaataaaaatataataataataatacttgaaaaatatattgtataattgtatgATTTCTAGAATTCATCTTTAAAAATTACactcttaaaatgtattaaaatgtgttttattatgtcTTACCCTTTTGGCTGATATGTACATTGTTTTGACAGGAGCAGGTGTCTATAAATAGggaataaaaaaaagcatataataTTTTcacctttactttttttttttttttttttacatacaggcCTACATATATATTCTTAAATGTCATTATATATTAGAACAATAAAATGCtgaggtccaaaaaaaaaaaatgtatatattttcttttcatttgtttACCCTGAAAACTTCCACTTCCTCTAAAGTGAGCTCTTCCATTGTGGTGGGATCCTTGGGCAGAACTATAACTTTTTGGACTGTACCACGATCTGTGGGAGGACAGAAAAGTgatacactgtaaacacaatacgTCTATTGACGTTTtgattaaaaatcatttaaaaaataaacattcatggATAATTTCTTCAATTTCAACAAGATCTATAATATGCCTTTAGAACAGAAAgggacatttttatttcatgctgactttaacaaCTAGGTTACACCAGCCCAAGGTTAACAGATTTGCAAAGAAACTGAACTAATGTCAGCATTCAGAAGATGCCAGACTCACCTGTTCCCAGGAAGAGAACCTCGTATCGGCCGTCCACAGCATCCACCTGATCCACAGCAATTGTAGTAAAGCGATAGTCTACCCCAGAGCGCACCACCAGAGGGCGCTTGTGAATGGGATACACGGGGTGGTACATGAGAGGATGAGCGCGAATGAAGTTAACCGCTTCATCTGAGAACTCTTTTGTGGACTTGAGACCTGGGGTGAATGTGCCTCCCGGACACTGATATGAACAACAGAGGGAAAGTCAGTCAGATAAATGAATATGATTCTGGGTTTGCTCGTCTTTTAAAGAAAACACCCTTATAGCCATAAAAGATGTCACAGATCCTGTAAGATGTTAAAAACACACAAGCTTATGCAATAACAAATACTGTGAGAGAAACTTCTAAACTTTCATAAAACTTAAGAGAGAGATCAAATGAATCTCACTGTTCCCGGACGAGGATAGGGAATCTTCCCTGTGTATGTAGTCCACTGGTAGTTGTGTCCGTGTTTATGTGCGAAAGGGCCATTAAAGACATTTCGGATGTCGGCCATTGAGTAGACACACACGGCTGAGCCTTTAAACACAGAGCTAAGAGGCAAATACAAGACAGATGAGTCAAATATGACATCCAGAAACAAATCATTTACGAAAAGAAGAATATGAAAAGTCAAAATTTACTATAATTTGACATTATGTGTTGATCTTAAGGAAATATGTACCCAGAAGTTGAGAAGACGCCATACACCACAGGGTTTCGTTCATCCTGGGTGGGTTGGATAAACACGTCCCCTGGAGAGGATGAGAAAGTGTGTCAATAATACAGAGATATTAAGAATGCATTACTGGAAATACAACAGTAATTGCTATATCTGAGATACTTGGCAGATTTGACACAAAAAGGAAGTAAACTCACTCAGTTCATCAAAGAACGTTTCCACCCCATCATCGCCCATCACAGAGCACACCAGCCTGGCCTTCAGAAAAGTCGTCCATTTGTTCACAAGTGACTTTTGTCCGCCCTCATCATTCTgtgaataaacaaaatatttttttttttccattgactGACAGAACTGTGAACTGCTTCCTGTGCACCTGCACTTTCTGGTTGCGAGCCTCACCAGGCACACGCGGCCCACTCTGGCCAGCACACTTGGACTCGCTCCTGCCCCTGAGTCCAGAGTCTTCTCACGGAAGAAGAAATAGAGTTTGTCATCATTCTTCTCGGCGCTGTCAGGAATCGGTTTCATGTGAACAAATATGGGTTCTAGGAAATAAACAGAGTGTGCATGTAATGTCCATCCAAATATTTCAAGCAAACTAAAACAGCTGAGCAAATATTTATTGTCAGACTAATTCAAATCACATCTAATCCAAATATGAACAGCCAAACTATGTACCATTCAGCCACTTCGAGTCATACTGCTCTGATCTCACAGCTGGCCGGCTGCCCATGGTCCTGAAGATGCCTGGATCAGTGCTCATGAAGTCCACCGGCACTCCAGCGTACAGGTTTCCATCTGGAcggaggagagagaaaaaaaaaattcataagtaCAAGTGAAGCCTACATGTTTCAGATGAATTGTGAAATACGGTCAAAATGTTGTGTGATGACACATTAGACAGGATATTGACCTTTCGATAAAATCTGCCCTAATACTGTTGATATGCTTTACAGAACACCAGACAAGGATAAACTCTACATTTCATAAACAGAATGGTTTCCAGTGGTCAAAtagattttaatcattttattatgcatgtatatatgGACTAGAATGAATTGGtgtttaaagttattattaaattatgtaaaaacatgATTAGAAACTGCAACTCAAAAGCTTATCAAAGTCAGCTATATACCTAAATGAATATGTAAACAAATTAGCACTAAGTTATTAGCAATGATTTACCCTGCAGCAAATGTAGCTGTCCTTACCAATATTATTATTCTGTTATGATTTTGCTTCTATGATTCTGTTAATCTATTATGTTATGATTCTGTTATGTTATATGTTCTGTTAAGTTATAATTACTGTACATGTTCTGTTACTTTGCAATGTTCTGTAATGTATTGATATGTTATGATGTTATGGATCGGTTacaaaatgaaatgttatgatTCTTTTgttatatcttatgattttatgACATATTAGGATTCTATGTTATGCTATGattctgttattttattatatgtaactTTTCTGTTATATGTTACTGTTAACTTGTGTTATGATTCTGTTATGTTCCGCTGTTTTGGAGATTGTTTGATAATATGGTGAACCGCAACCATTGCTACAGTAGGATCAGTTAGTGATGTAAAGGATCAATTACATCAAatcttcatgaattgtttcttacTAATCAGGGCTGCGACATTCTCCTGGTTTGGATCATAAGAGCATTTTCCCTTGCCAGAGTCCACATATCCAGGAACCAGTCTGAAGAGATAGTCCTGTGGAAATCAGAGCAGGAAAAGCATTGGTTGGGTTAAAGCTGGTTGTGTCTACATATGAGTATAAACAgaatgtttatatgtgtgtgtgtgtgctgcaccTCAGCTCTCCATCCTCTGTTGATGAAGGTGCAGATGGGTTTATAAGCTCCTGTGCCACAGGTGTACAGGTGAGTCCTGTTCCACGGCTCAATCAGACGCACAAAGTTAGCACACTctccctgaaaacacacacacacacacacaaacaagccacttttaaaactgattaactgtattttccggactataaatcgcacttATTTTCAtcgtttggctggtcctgcgacttatagtcaggtgcaactcaTCAAAATTTATTGTACatggaccaagagaaaacattaccatctacagccgcgagagggcgctctatgctgctcagtgctcctgtaactGTTAATGTGTTATGTTAACATACCGGGCACCTATTCAGTTGTTCTGTGTACTGTTGTGTTGTGTATCGTTATCTGAATAACTTGCCTTCCCAGATTACCAATATCGGTTCTTGGACTTGGATATTGTTACAtaaattaagttaatatttcagttaaaagtttttagttgttttcatttaatgttttcagGGTTAGGCTACacgagcactgagcagcatagagcgccctctcgcggctgtagacggtaatgttttttctcttggttctaaataaatgcgacttttatatatatatatatatatatatatatatatatatatatatatatatatatatatatatatatatatatatatatatatatatatatatatgttttattcctCGTCATAACAAGAGTCTCACATCTTATTTAACAAGTCATTTAGAACTAATTAGATGACAAGAACTGATGTAAACTCACATGCCTGCCTTTCCCAGTCATCTGACACTCTCCCTTTCTCTGAGCTGGAGCCGGCCAGTGGATCTACAGACATAAAACACCCACTGCATTATGAGAACAATCAATCCACTGACACTACAGTTCTTCTGGGGTCAGTGTTTGGGTGCTGATTGTTATATTGTCGGGAATGGAATTGATTGATATGAATCATCACTTACAATGAGAGGCTCTTTGTTGATGTTCTGCATGTCCAGAGAGACCAGATATTCACGGCTGCCCAGGTACAACCGCCCCTGGTCTGGGTCAACGTGCAAGATCCGGTAGTCACTGGTGTTGAAGGAAAAACTGAATGGCCTTGCTGTTCGAGTGTCCATAAGTTCTGGTGcacaagagagaagaaaaaaaaaatccagtattttatattgggaaaaatgttttattttcatatattttatgtcAGCAGCCTTAATTTAAGTTGTTAGcgttgcatgatcct
Protein-coding regions in this window:
- the wasa gene encoding actin nucleation-promoting factor WAS yields the protein MKRAPKGKGQENVGSSLLSTQENERLEDLLGRRCVSLSSAVVQLLMALPSEPNRWTPQQSGVVCFVKDSPQRSFFIRLYDMKAGKLVWEQEIYNQLMYQRTRPFFHTFPGDDCQVGLNFADVGEAENFFAVVEDKICQRNSRFEKQQKKEYRDHGALPPLPPPNGSGIPLTSSPMLPLVPSNIQNQIIPSKSKKDKKEKDKKNKKKSSKLLKVDIGAPSGFTHVSHLGMGSNNVDPDLMKLLSRAGISEADMNDSETSQLIYDVIERSGGIEAVKKEVSKQESPRPPVPSGHRGSLPQVPSGLSSAPPPLPQGRMGPLPPVPGQCSGPPSHRGSLPPTPPRAVTSPQTPEGRSSPMPARSSSLGPLPPVPAGGRTGPLPQPPGPRSAPLPPPPGGRSGGLPPPPHPGERRESLAPVPGKRPGPQMTERRGSFLPPEPAGPAPPPLRPGLRSAPLPPPPRDSSECLPPLPQSKMPLPPPPSDFFPPPPCDSFPPPPPEDVSVPPPRPFESNYPPRSNSSGFAPPPPPVSTKPSAGGPAPPPPPPPPAAPPPVNFGSNSSTPSGPPPQASSGGEVGRGALLSQIQSGMKLKKVAASPDPPSPAQDSGEGIVGALMMVMQKRSKVIHSSEEDDEFDDDEDDDEDWD
- the LOC127963010 gene encoding semaphorin-3F — encoded protein: METRLLLVLLALFMFEVACTHRSAPRVHLAFKELMDTRTARPFSFSFNTSDYRILHVDPDQGRLYLGSREYLVSLDMQNINKEPLIIHWPAPAQRKGECQMTGKGRHGECANFVRLIEPWNRTHLYTCGTGAYKPICTFINRGWRAEDYLFRLVPGYVDSGKGKCSYDPNQENVAALINGNLYAGVPVDFMSTDPGIFRTMGSRPAVRSEQYDSKWLNEPIFVHMKPIPDSAEKNDDKLYFFFREKTLDSGAGASPSVLARVGRVCLNDEGGQKSLVNKWTTFLKARLVCSVMGDDGVETFFDELRDVFIQPTQDERNPVVYGVFSTSGSVFKGSAVCVYSMADIRNVFNGPFAHKHGHNYQWTTYTGKIPYPRPGTCPGGTFTPGLKSTKEFSDEAVNFIRAHPLMYHPVYPIHKRPLVVRSGVDYRFTTIAVDQVDAVDGRYEVLFLGTDRGTVQKVIVLPKDPTTMEELTLEEVEVFRTPAPVKTMYISAKRQQLYASSEEGLTQVSLHRCGVYGKACSDCCLARDPYCAWDGENCSAFTQATKRRSRRQDVKHGDPLRQCRGYIAKVERRLQEKVQFGVEGSSTFLECVPRSPQATIKWLYQREGRRKALNREGEVLKTPQGVLLKTLTKADAGLYHCLATENNFKHTLARVSLRILDRDIAVALTTPDEEEEASRSHHKNHHQHPAAPTPLLLMEPEMRLIQQYCQSYWEQLTAGGNSQADLPKRANRRHTEALKASGE